The Sphingomonas naphthae nucleotide sequence TGGGCCGGGTCGCGGGCGGGTGTCTCCGGATTCAGCAGCGCCGCCTTGGCGGCGCGCTCGACGGACTGGTAATGCTTGGCGAACTGGAACTGGCCGAAGCGTTCGCGCATACAGCCGTAGAGGTCCTTCATGTACCAGGCGATCCGCAGCGCCGGCTCCGGCAGGCGCGACAGGCCCCGCGCCAGCAGGCTGCGCCGGTCGATCCGCTCCGCCGAGCCGATCCGCTCTAGCGCCGCGTTGGCGATGGTCTCCCAATCCTCTCGGCACCGTTCGAAGTAGGCCTGCGAGTTCCAGCTATCGGCGTTGCTCTCGACCATCACCGGCCGCCCATCGGCATTGGTGCGGCCGGTCGGGTCGGGCACGCGATCGTGCCGCGACTTCTTGCCGAAGCCCGTCTCGGTCAGCGGGCGCATGGTGAGCATCACATGCGCATGGGGCTGCTCCTTGCCGTCGCTTGCCGTCTTGTTGTGATAGGCCACGTCGGCGACCATGCCCTTGGCCACGAAGCTCTGGCGAATGTAGTCGCGCACGACGGCGATACGGTCATCCGGCGATAGCTCGCGCGGGATCATGATCCGCAGCTCGCGTGCCGTCTGCGCGTCCTTGCGCCGCTCGGCCTGCTCGACCCTGTTCCAGAGGGTCTCGCGATCCACCCCTAGCCATGCGGCGGGGGTGTCCTCGGGCATCAGCAGCTCGGTATGCTCGACCCCCGACCGGCGGCTATAATCGTGGGTTCTGCCCTGCCGCTCGTCGTGAAGACGCTCGCCCGCACGGTAGGCAGCGGCGGCCACCGCACTGCGGCCTTTGCTCCGCTGAATGATCTGCATCGACCAACTGAACTGTGCCATCACCGCGCCCCCAGTCCTGAGACCGAAGGCTTTGACCCTTTCCCCTCGTTGCGCCTGAGCCCAAGAAAAGGCGGAAGTGTGCACTTATACGTTGCAAGC carries:
- the mobQ gene encoding MobQ family relaxase, whose translation is MAQFSWSMQIIQRSKGRSAVAAAAYRAGERLHDERQGRTHDYSRRSGVEHTELLMPEDTPAAWLGVDRETLWNRVEQAERRKDAQTARELRIMIPRELSPDDRIAVVRDYIRQSFVAKGMVADVAYHNKTASDGKEQPHAHVMLTMRPLTETGFGKKSRHDRVPDPTGRTNADGRPVMVESNADSWNSQAYFERCREDWETIANAALERIGSAERIDRRSLLARGLSRLPEPALRIAWYMKDLYGCMRERFGQFQFAKHYQSVERAAKAALLNPETPARDPAQLAARFYGWFDRQLDRLAPEQPERVTKRPTTPTPDMER